The following proteins are encoded in a genomic region of Periophthalmus magnuspinnatus isolate fPerMag1 chromosome 10, fPerMag1.2.pri, whole genome shotgun sequence:
- the kif3a gene encoding kinesin-like protein KIF3A: MPSNKLERQEVSDNVKVVVRCRPLNQKEILMGNKQAVIVDEIRGTITVNRLETPNEPPKTFTFDTVFGPDSKQLDVYNLTARPIIDSVLEGYNGTIFAYGQTGTGKTFTMEGVRAVPELRGIIPNSFAHIFGHIAKAEGDTRFLVRVSYLEIYNEEVRDLLGKDQTQRLEVKERPDVGVYIKDLPGYVVNNADGMDRIMTVGHKNRSVGATNMNEHSSRSHAIFTITIECSEKGVDGDQHVRMGKLHLVDLAGSERQGKTGATGQRLKEATKINLSLSTLGNVISALVDGKSTHVPYRNSKLTRLLQDSLGGNSKTMMCANIGPADYNYDETISTLRYANRAKNIKNKARINEDPKDALLRQFQKEIEELKKKLEEGEEISGSEGSGSEDMDEGEDETGEVGEGRRRRRGRKKVSADKMVEMQAKIEEERKALEAKLDMEEEERNKARAELEKREKDLLKAQQEHHRLLEKLSGLEKRVIVGGVDLLAKAEEQEKLLEESNNELEERRRRAEQLRKELEEKEQERLDIEEKYTSLQEEAQGKTKKLKKVWTMLMAAKSEMADLQQEHHREIEGLLENIRQLSRELRLQMLIIDSFIPQEYQEMIENYVHWNEDIGEWQLKCVAYTGNNMRKQTPAPDKKEKDPFEVDLSHVYLAYTEESMRQSLMKLERPRTSKSSKSGRPKTGRRKRSARPDAVIESLLQ, translated from the exons ATGCCG agTAATAAGCTCGAGAGGCAGGAGGTCAGTGATAATGTCAAAGTGGTGGTGCGATGTCGCCCCCTGAATCAGAAGGAGATTCTGATGGGAAACAAACAGGCCGTGATTGTGGACGAGATCCGAGGAACCATCACTGTCAACAGGCTGGAAACTCCCAACGAGCCCCCTAAGACCTTCACCTTTGACACAGTGTTTGGACCTGACAGTAAACAGCTGGATGTGTACAACCTCACTGCCCGCCCCATCATCGACTCAGTGCTGGAAGGATATAATG GCACCATTTTCGCTTATGGACAAACGGGAACCGGAAAAACCTTTACCATGGAGGGTGTGAGAGCAGTGCCAGAGCTCAGAGGCATTATCCCAAACTCCTTTGCCCACATATTTGGACACATTGCAAAGGCAGAGGGTGATACAAG GTTTTTGGTTCGTGTTTCATACCTTGAAATTTACAATGAAGAGGTGCGAGATTTGCTGGGTAAAGATCAGACGCAGCGGCTTGAG GTAAAGGAAAGACCGGATGTTGGTGTGTATATTAAGGATTTGCCTGGTTATGTTGTCAACAACGCAGACGGCATGGATAGAATTATGACAGTTGGgcacaaaaaca GGTCAGTTGGAGCAACCAACATGAATGAACACAGCTCCCGTTCACACGCCATCTTCACCATTACTATTGAGTGCAGTGAGAAGGGTGTGGATGGAGATCAGCATGTGCGCATGGGAAAGCTCCATCTGGTTGATCTGGct GGATCAGAGAGACAGGGTAAAACAGGGGCTACAGGTCAGAGGTTGAAAGAAGCCACCAAAATCAACCTGTCTCTTTCTACTCTTGGTAATGTCATTTCTGCTCTGGTGGATGGCAAGAGCACTCATGTGCCCTACAGGAACTCCAAACTGACACGACTTCTGCAAGACTCCCTGGGCGGCAACTCCAAGACCATGATG TGTGCAAATATAGGTCCTGCTGATTACAACTATGATGAGACCATCAGCACGCTGCGCTATGCCAACAGGGCTAAAAATATCAAGAACAAAGCCAGGATCAACGAGGATCCTAAAGATGCTCTACTGCGTCAGTTTCAGAAAGAAATTGAGGAGTTAAAAAAGAAGCTTGAGGAAG GAGAGGAGATCTCAGGCTCTGAGGGAAGTGGATCTGAAGACATGGATGAAGGTGAAGATGAAACAGGTGAAGTTGGAGAAGGTCGCAGACGGAGGCGAG GGAGAAAGAAGGTATCTGCTGACAAGATGGTGGAAATGCAGGCAAAGATCGAAGAGGAGCGAAAGGCTTTGGAGGCCAAACTTGAtatggaggaagaggaaaggaacaaggccagagcagagctggagaaaagagaaaaagaccTACTCAAAGCTCA ACAGGAGCACCACCGTCTGCTGGAGAAGCTGTCTGGTTTGGAGAAAAGGGTCATTGTTGGTGGGGTGGACCTCTTGGCCAAAGCTGAGGAACAGGAGAAACTGCTGGAGGAATCCAACAATGAGCTGGAGGAACGTCGCcggagagcagagcagctgcgcaaagagctggaggagaaggag CAAGAACGTCTAGATATTGAAGAAAAGTACACAAGTCTTCAAGAAGAAGCCcaaggaaaaacaaagaaactaaAGAAAGTGTGGACCATGCTGATGGCTGCCAAGTCTGAG ATGGCTGATCTGCAGCAGGAGCATCACAGAGAAATTGAGGGTCTCCTAGAAAACATTCGTCAGCTGAGCCGAGAGCTGCGTCTGCAGATGCTCATCATAGACAGTTTTATCCCACAGGAATATCAG GAGATGATAGAAAATTATGTTCACTGGAATGAAGACATTGGAGAATGGCAGTTG AAATGTGTGGCTTACACTGGCAACAACATGAGAAAACAAACCCCTGCTccagacaaaaaagaaaaagat CCATTTGAGGTGGACTTGTCCCATGTGTACCTCGCATACACAGAAGAAAGCATGCGGCAGTCGCTCATGAAGctggaaagacccaggacatccAAAAGCAGTAAAAGTGGACGTCCGAAGACAGGACGGAG GAAAAGATCAGCAAGGCCAGATGCTGTGATCGAATCTCTTCTGCAGTAA